The Camelina sativa cultivar DH55 chromosome 16, Cs, whole genome shotgun sequence sequence TTACTCTTTTTTATGAAATTTACTTTTTGAATGTCGAAGTTGCCATACTCATTATTGAGAGTTTGAGACAGATAAATCGAAAGAGAAATGTTGCATATGCAAGAATATGTCTAACAGCATCTCTATTGGACATATTTGATAGAGGGTcagaatcataaaaaaatttaaaaatgaaaaaagtatCTCTGTCGAGAACTATTAAGATACATCATTTGATTGGTTGGATAAACTAAAAAGTAAttagataattaaattaattaaaatattattatttatttttttgacatccAAATAGCTTTAAACTGATGGAGTTGCTCTTAAGTGGTCTCCAATTACTGGAAATAAAATTCTGAATTATATAGAACGTATTAGCTAGAAAAACTTGAAACCCGAGATAATCCGAACATTCATGCATAGATACCAAATTTCATAAATCcataaataatgaaaatatggATGGATtcacaatataaaagaaaaatagaaatcattcagaactctctttctctttataaTCCTTCCTCATAGAGTTAGAATTTAGTTTTGTGTATGTCTACTTGGTCGAAAAGTTCAacatacatttataaaaaaattcaaaatttgaaaggTGTACCTTGAGAGCTAATAGATCTTTGAGATATTAGTGAATAGAACAAGTAATCTAAGAGTAatgtattaaacaaaacaactcAGTATACGCTAGACGGTAGTTggtttaatcatatatatatacagtatatatatatatatatatgtcgacCAACAATTTATAAGTgatattcaaatttattaatgtcCATATCTTATCTATGTACgatgaaaaaattaataaaatacttttattgaTTCGATaagttaaaaattttagaaaaaacttGAGATAAGagttattttcttgttttataaacTATTACATATGATGGAAGTAATAGTATAGAAACGAGTATtaattctgatttatttgatcttcaaactttggttttatatgttctaaagatataaaatttaagaaaaaaacaaaactcttgaATTTGATGAGTAAAAGTGTGTTGAccgaaacaaaaataaactgaTGTAGAGTAAACGTGTAATATGTGATGGCTATTTTTCGTACAAGATTactttatcttaattatttataataaaggTTTCTCATGCAGCCACATAATATTGTCAATGCAAATGCACTTTTGACAGTAAAAATGTTAGACCGTTACTTCTTTGTTCATGTTGCTTCTTTAGAAACAAATGTTGATTAAGTACTTGTACATAACAAGCTGAAATTTCatctctattaattaattagcaaTCAATACTAGTTCGGTTTTAACTAGTGAGTCTAGTGTAGTTTCATTACgcacaaaaaaagacaaaaaagataaaaattaaaacaaataatttatctaaatatcttccaatcaaaacaaaacaaaaaacttatataatGAGAGAGACACTGtactaaaactttaattaaGATGCCAATTGTGAGTAAGCGAATTTGGAAACCAATAATTAGAACCATTTAtagttttctcatttttcaCCTAGCTCCAACACGCTTGAAGGGACAACTTGTTTCGATAGTTCCGTAGAATAATTTCAACGAGATGACCAATAAatcattgaaaaataaaataaataaatcattgaaattgaaaaacaaacggctgattttgtttttttattggtcaaaggctgaattatttttataatgattAACAAAAGACTTATTATGTGAAACCTTGACTTCTTTGTCTAACAGTTACGTATTAGGTATACTCACATAATCACATGGTTTATATTACAGTATTTCTTAGTATTAATAATTTCTAGAAAGATTcaagatttaaaagaaaactttaataAACCATTAATGGCATTTACTGAATCTTACAACAAATGGCATATGGAGACAGGTGCCTTCTGTAACGTCTCAGAATCTGAGGTTCTTTgcctaaaaaatcaaaacttgtggTGGTGAATCTTCACTTAACGCATAACTGAAACACCAAAAAGCTGTTAGGTTCATGCAAGATAGTTAagcctaattaattaaaataatttagattatttaattaaaagtaatgGTCCACAAGAATGTTTTATGTGACCTCTCACGAGTTGCCTCGTATTTGAAAAGTCTTTGTATTTGAAGATTGCTCTGAAAGAAACAGTTATATTAATATGTGTATGTTGACCATGTACACGGATGGAGAACCAACCGTAGAGTATGAGTATCCCCAATTGTAGATCAATGTATAAGAtattttctttgtctaaaataatttttaaaatgtgatATAAAGATGGAAGCAAAGTGGAAGTTTCAACTTTAAAAAGAACAGCGAATAAATCTGATATTTCAATAACAGGTTTTGATGTgaattttttcatctttttttttttttttttttggtactatGCAATCAGGTCAAAGATTGAATTTtcctatctttttttgtttttgtcgagAGAATTTTCCCATCTATGAATTTTTCTTGTGAAGTTTTGATTGGTTGggtaaactaaaaaataatgtttgttttggtcttttgtgtgtttgaaggCCGGATTTTGTTGGCAAGGTGTGTTCAGTTTTTATGTTGTAACCACAGTCTAAGTTTAAGATAAGTTTGGTGACAATAAAAGGAGGAAATTGTGAAAAGAACTACCAAAACTAAATCCAGAACAGTTTTAAACTCAAAGGAAGACAATAAGTTTGGTTGGCATGGTCATGTCAGTTGTTTCAAATCCAAGGAAGGCAATAAGTcttcaaattttgatttcaatgtTTATATCATTTCCATTGAAAAGGTTGTAGTTCTTAAAGCtatgatcttttgtttttaaacattttcaacaactttgtcccaaaaaaaaaacattttcaacaacaaatgatggatgatttttttttttttttggattttttttttgaattttgtgtgGTATAGTAGTGCGAGGCTGTGAGCTAGcagaaaaatatgattttgtcCTTGCCTCCTTGGATATATGGTCGTGAGGCAATTTCTATGCTACCGGCATTGAATAAACCGAAATCCTAATACTTGTAGATTATATAGTgttgggatatgattactatgatatttcctatatatatatgcattagaTTTTgcagtaaaaaggaaaaataaaagtattgtGTTAgagaactttttctttttcttagtatGTTATTAATTAATGTTACAATTCATTCTTTGGAACAGTGTCTCATTTTCCTCAAAAATATGCAAATTTCTCTTGCGAAAATATCTGCTTCTTCAAGAGAAGCATAGTGAATAGGAAATGGTGTTCCCGCAAGCTTTAGCATGTAAATGATTGGAGTCCGAGCCTTTTTTTGATGTTCTTTGATTCTAAATCCAGTAAAATAAGTTCTCACACTTATTAAGTTCAAGATATTCTAAGATTAATGTTTTAGCAATGATGTCCATTCTCCTTTAAATGATCTAgtttagtcattttttttttagcttagtCCTTTTCTTAGTGCCTATCTTTGTCAATTTTCCTTAAATCACATCACATTATCTATAGGCTAGCTTCttccttttaaaagaaataagattTAACCTTttgcaaaggaaaaaaaaaaagaagaaaggcaAAATAAGTATATATGCACTAAAAATTTGGAAGTATATGTACTCGAGAGACACCACTACAATGGATACAATCTAACCTCGATCAGCTCTGGCATCCTAAGGACAACGAagaattagaaaacaaaacaaaaatgctaTGAAAAACACTCATTTGTCATTTTTAAGATGTTCATTTTGGACGTGACTATCTCGTAACTTTTCGAATATATATCATGGGTGTGATCCCGACTTATCATTTTCTCGCTTGTGGCAATATGAGTTTTAACTTTGTCTCCGAAATTTTATGGGGTTTTTGTCGGTTTATCCTATCTTCAAATTATGTTGCATCTGTAGATGCTTTTATATTTGAGTTTGTAAGCTCTAAATTTGTATTACTCCAAAGCTAATTTGTGTAACACATTTGGATTGAATGGATAACCTTTATAATACATTTGGtattgtttgtaccggggattgcacaacttaaacaaataaagattttgtgggaaagagcaagcaaattcttttattaatcaggaaaaacgtgagatcgtcacttaaaacaAGTCGGGATCGAGCTCGTTAGTTTACAAGCGAACTAGCAAGCTTAAAGTGACGAACTGAAAATATGAATGAATTATACGAAAGACAAtaacagttttcgatgcaaagtattgctttGTAGGTTTTGTCCGCGGGTCAAGATGGTGATCccaataaatgttttctccttttatagggGACTGTTGACCTAAGGGTGTCTAGGGTTTTTGTagtgaattcccgagattgtcCTTTGCGGGAATTAGTGGACTTGCTCCCAATCTTTTCGGGCCGAAATTGTAATTAATgagtcttgttgggccgagtggcatattatCCAACAGGTATGATTGGAAAACAATACTTTTGCCCGAAAAATAGTGCTCATTACATGTAATTCTACTGTATATATAGCGTCAAAGCAATTAATTTCTTAAACTAACATTTAATGCGGTTGAATACATCTCCTTCAACAAGAAACATGCACAACCCTTCCATTTAAAGGATTAGTGACCGAcctaaatttataatttactctttacaaattacaaattacaTCTCTATTCACATTTATACGCATATATATTTCTGAAAAATTATCAGTCGATCGAATCTCTTTTATCTACTATTATTCCACATTTTTACACGTCTTCATTCAATGTtatcatattttcttaatttggtacCTTTAGAAAACACGTCTTTCGAGAAATCcaaactaaaaacaaacattacTTTACACAGCTCCTCACTTCAAGCTTGATTAGATTCCCTATAGCATGCACTTgataaacatgatcatcattTAGCTCAACTCATAAATATATAAGACTGAATCTTATACTATCTTTGGCCATATtccacattattttttttttttaaatccgcTTTCGAGAGCACCTAGGTGTTAACATGTTACATGGTACATTGGTGTCTGCCAAACTCATTAACGTCTTCactatctttttcattttaaagtTAATATTCATCATTTTCTAAATAGAAAACCACAaaagtatttttagattattaaacGATAAAGATCCCATAAGAAGTTGAATAATTTTcatcattaccaaaaaaaaaaaaataatatatactactatttttTGTCGTTTTCAACTGTTATAACAACACGTCTTCCTAAATCTAGTATTTTTCAACTGTAGTTTGTGATGacgttttgttttctctaaaacGTGGTTGTGGTTAtctatagacaaaaaaaaaaggttcattAATTGATCTCTGAATCAAGGACACCATTCGAGAAGATAAAATAGGTAGAAGATATCAAATCTGACGTCGCAACATATTTACCAGAAAAGATTTATAGCGATACCTGTAAAGATATACAATAAAGTGGCTTTGGCATTGCAAAAATTGGCAAAGTAATTGACCAAACGaatttttcattcttttactttattaGTGCAATGTCTATTTCACTAGCTAGCTATATACTATACGTGGGAGgttcatattatttataaaactttacgATATATAGAacattattttatcaaattcaaaGACACGTGAACGAGTTTGGCCTATAAAGTCGACCCCACGGAAAATAATTCCAAATTACCAACTTATACAATGATTTCGAGTATGATGGAAAAAAGAAGGGACTTCGAATTTTGATTGCCAATTATTTTGGGGGAATCAAAATTTTCGTAGTCGACAACCAAAATGAATTTTATGAATTTGAGctgataaattttatttttataaagaaatgtATTCAGAGacacaaaaacaattttttttaaaaaaatgtagtaGAAGTCGACTTTgattaaagttaaaataaaCTGTTATGTATTGTGAGACAACTAATTCTGAACGAAATGGACGGTGTATATCGTTAAGTAACTTTAGTGCCGACTTCTTGGAaagtttaaaaagtaaacaatagtcacaaaacaatataataaaaagtttagaTGATAAAATTGGTTTTTCAAATATAAGAAAAGTAGTTCTTGGATTCTTATTTCAGGTCATATCACCAGATTTTCTGAACGATCACTCAGACCCGATCAATGGAGTAGTTTGAACACGACTCACATAGTACTTTAGTTCATGTTAATTAGTCTTTGATACTGattgatataataatttgttacattcatttaaaatatttatgaaactGAGTTCTGAAAGGTTTCAATGTcgttgaaaaacaaattttaaactgTTTGGTTggctaagaaaaataaaactcaaaagtaGTGAAGAGAAAATGTATATTCACttcaatttataaaatcaatatatGAATGTGAAATGTAAGGAAAATACTTTATCTAACATTTTCCTTTGTATTGTACTGTTATACTGTACACAATGTTAATGTCCAGTATGCCACTCTatctatatatctttttttttttgtattacaaaacttatattaagtggaaattatatgttggtcaCAACATAACatgtgaaatatttttgttagaatatccattaattatataaatatatgatgtCCATAATATAGATAATAAGAGCCTCCTCCATACAGCTTTATAAAATGTAACGTTGGAGTAGCATGGTCTAAAACGAAACTGCTTAGTGGTGCTTTTTGGGTGCTCCATTATCACATGGGTAAGGTTTTGATGTATGATTACAATTATGTTAGGTTTGGTCGCTCGGGCCGTTGaactttttaaattatgttatgGTGTTGGGAAAAGgataaatttcaacccgtacTATTTCAAAAGTGTAAATTCCTATCTAGACAATATAATGGTGTGTTATTCAACCTAAACCCTCACTTAATTCAAATTTACTACCTAGACTTCGAATCGTTACCAATATTCCTACGTTGACTCAAACATTATTAGTCAACCattaaatgttttgatcaatttgaTACGTAAGCGATGATGTGTCAAGGTTGTTGGGTTCAAAACCTTAAAACGACATCATTTGGAATGAAAGGTTAAAACGACATGTTTTAAATTGGGGGAAAGATcttaaattagggttcttcagtAAGTTCGATTTCAATATGCTTGTGCCTCTCTTTTCCCCAATTCAAAACACGTTGTTTTAACATTTCAttccaaacgacgtcgttttaaggTTTCGAACCCAACGACCTTGACACATCATCGCTTACGTGtcaaattgatcaaaacatttaacGGTTGACTAACGCTATTTGAGTCAATGTAGGAATACGGTAACGATTCGAAGTCTAGGTAGTAAATTTGAATTAAGTGAGGGTTTAGATTAAAAAACACACCGTTATATTGTCTGGGGTAGGAATTTACACTTTTGAAATATTACAGGTTGCAATTTACCCTTTTCCCTTATGGTGTTATAGTATCCAAACATATAGCCActttatttgtttgatgtatatctTTGCTAACCTTAAGTTACAAACGTTTCCAGGTTTACATTATTGCTACGAAATACGAATACTAAggataaaattttctaaaaatgttGTGACAAGACTAGTGTTCAAAAGCTAAACTCAGttgaacaaaattatgtatctACAAGCAAGCACCAATGATACAAAGAAGAATGGTTCTATTGTgacataaaagtttatataaaaacaCTCAATATTCAAACATCTTCGTAGTGaatgataaagagaagaaagtatTCTCTCAAAGCTTTTTTGCATGAAGCCGGTTATCAACTACAATTATGAGAAACTAGTTGcgaataataaaagaagaatgGTCGAGCTCGAAGTTTACTTACCGTTATATCACTGATGTCACATTTACCAATAATCGGAGTTAGCGAAGAAGACACTTGTAAAGCAGTGAGAAAAAAGTTACGACGAGCGAGGATTGGCTCCTTCTAGACCAAACTCTAGTAGAGAAAGAGCTGGTATGAGTCAGtgggagaaaaaaagagaaggaaaaggaagaaaattaataaaaaaaatgagacaAAATATGCGATAAAATTAACCATAAGActtgtttttatgttatttgagggtatttttcttgtattattattgtcaatGTGTCATAACCCTAGCTTAAACTTGTATATTGCATGTTATTGAcgtctaacaaaaaaaaacagaagagctTAATGAAATCAACAATAACTAACTTCTCTCATCATCGCTAATAAATATGAAATAGTTGTTACAATTTTTTCTATTCATACGCGATCACTTTGAAATATCATAAAATGACAAGTATCATTTAAAATAACGGTTAACAAAGTGTTAAGAGTTTAGAAGTTTTTTATATTGGTAATTGTTGAGTACATATCTTCGTTTGATACTAAAATATGTTCAAAGGCATCTTTAAAAGACCAAAAGATTAGACGATGTACCTGATGTATAAAATTCTGTTttatccagaaaaaaaaatgtatgaacaagtgatatatatatatatatatatatataaattataatatgaataaaattgtatatGGACCATTGTAGATTCCTTCACAATTGAAGAACAAATTGTTAGAAAGAGACACATCTTTTTTGTAAAGCAAAATGGAGAATATCGTTAGCATCACGAGTGGTatggcatcttcttcatctattTCCCATCAAGTTTGTTTAAGCAAGATAATGTCTTAATGTTCTTTTCAAATGTAAAATCAAAAGATTCCATTTAGGATTCTTTGCctattttgtcattttattaatttagtagATAAGAATGTGTATTGATCAGCCCATCATGACTTAACAAATGTTTTGCATATATAAGGATCTCTGTACCAACAGAACACTAGGATTTGCTGATATAAGCTGCTACAAAACAGTAATGTAcgtgtatattttttttctacgaACTCGAATCTAACATAATTGTATAAGCACTTCGAAGATACacataatgattttttcttaattaaattggACTTCGTAGGAAAAAGAAtattttgcataaaaaacctataaaatataGTGTTACGGTAACGGTAGTAGAATACAGTATCACAATTTAACATTTTGACCCAATGGTTTGGGTATAAAATAGTGGCCCATTAAGCATAACTAAAGGCCCAAAACTAACAAGTCAAGTTACCCGAAAATTAGCGGGTCAGGATTATTTTTTACCGTACGAATcgaaaaaacaagacaaagctTGGATCGAACATGGTCCGGTCTCCTTCTCTCGTATGAACATTCGTCCTTAAAGACTCgacaaaaatttaatcaaatctgaattaaagtttccatttttataacaattaaaagCTCCCCTCGAATTGCTCGACgataaatttttattctttgtacCAATCACAATTTGTAGCTTCCCCAGATCCTTTTCTCATCCTCTGTTCTTTTCTCCACATTGTTGTTATCTTCAGTGTTTTGTCTCATTGTTCTCTTTTCCCAGAAGCTGAAACCAAGAAAAAGCCCTAACAAATCTGTGTTCTTTCTTTTCGTTTCTGTAAATCCGTCAGATCTTGATCTAAGAGACCTTACAGGTTCTGTTCTTGCTCTGTTTTCGATTCATTGCATTTAAATTGATCTTACGAATGATGGGtcttgtaaaagtttttttttttaaatgtgctTATTGCATTATTTGCAGGTGTTGTTTAGTGTTATGGTTCACCTAAACATTATGTAGACATGTTTTTAGTTTTGGGAGatttatagagagagagatgagattgattgatagtttgatactaaagaagaacaaagtccaaaagattaagaaagtgatgtgattttatttttggttcacATATGATACGCCGTCTTAGATGGTTAATTGGATTGAGTAAAAGAAGTAGGCAAGCAAAGACACTTGATGCGAAACCTTACATTGCAAAGGTTAAGCCTGTACTGATGGTTGATACGGTTCAAGAGATTGCGATTTATATCCACAGGTTTCATAACCTTGATCTTTTCCAGCAAGGGTATGGAAGCActtgttatgtttttgtttgacttcaaaaaaaacttaagtttCTAGTTCTACAATGTTCTTTAAAAGTTTCTGATTCTTTTAATTCATTAGATGGTATCAAATAAAGATCACCATGAGATGGGAGGATGGTGATAACGTAACGCGTGGTATTCCTTCACGAGTTGTTCAGTATGAAGGTGATATATAGCTTTTCTTATGTATAAGTTACTGCTCTTAGTCTAAATGTATTTGTTGTTATGCCTGAGTCTGCATTGTTAGAGACTTTATGTGAAAAAGagggttgtttttttgttacagCACCTGATTCTGGTTCTATTGACTCATATGGAGTGTGGAGGATAGTTGATAAAGATAATAGTTTCTTAACACAGCCCTTTCGTATCAAATATGCAAGGCAGGACATTCGTCTGTGTATGATGATTTCATTTACTCTGCCTCTAGAAAGATATGAGGTAGCAATCTCTACTCattatttattcttattatgTATCTGGTGCGTTAATAAAGTTGTGTAATGATTCTGGGTATGCAGGGGTCAGCTACATCTGCTGCGATATTAAAGTTTGAGCTTATGTATGCTCCGTGTATAGATAACGAATCAGGGAAGCAATTAGATTCTTCTCCTGTTTCAGTTCATGAGTTCCGTATTCCTCCTAAAGCGCTCACAGGCTTGCATTCATACTGTCCAGTGCATTTTGATACACTTCATGCGGTTCTTGTCGATGTGAGTGTCCACATCACTGTATTGAAATCTGCTGCTTACAAACGACCTGCTAGTCTATCAAGGTTAGTCTACAAAATGTTTCAATTCGATGTAATATTATACTTTATTGTCTGCTTtaagttcatatttttatttagttgatATGTCAAAGTGTTTGATGCAGTGGCGTAAGTAACAGTAAAAATGTCAGTGGCAGCACTGCTCAATCTTTCAAGAAAGTATGTGCTTGTGGTTCAatggtttaatatttttttgcatcTGTCTAGATTTAGAAAACGTCTTATTGTTTTGTTGCCAACTTTTTTATCCACTAGGCACTTGGTCTGCTTGCTTCTGCTGACAAGAAGCTGGTGTCATTTGTTAAAGCATTACTTGGAGCTCGTGCTATTTTACTCGAGGATATGCAAAGACTTAGCGAGGCAGCTGGTCAATCAATAGACTTGTCTGACTTTGTTTCAAATATGAACAATGTTCCGTTATCTAACTCAACAGTTGACGGTTCAGGACAAGGCAAGGAACAAAACAGTCTTGAGGTCCTTGCTTTATTTTGATGCTGATTGGTTTTTTAATGGATTATTCAGTTTCATTTTCATCTCTGCTTATTTCTCAATTCTCTTTGGAACAGAAGTTGAATATCACATTTGATTTAGCCAGTGATGAGTGGCTTCATGAATTACCAAAGGATCAGCTATCCCGTCTATTCCACTTACTTGGCACCCAGCTGCATTATCTTTGGACCACGTTTCTAGGATTTCACCGGTAACTCCTTTAGACTTTCAATGATCTTCTTAAGTTTCTTAAGCAATCTGAAAAGATGAATATTCTAGACATTTATCTCATGCGTCCTTTTTAGGGATAATCACACAAAAATACTGGAATATCTTCGTGATAACTGGACTAAAGATCGGAGAGCTGAATGGTCAATATGGATGGTGTATTCTAAGGTTGAAATGCCCCATCATTTTATAAATAGTGGAATGACTGATATCTTAAACCAGAGTGCACACAAAAGACACTCAAGCGTGTTGAAGTTGAATGAAGTGAGTTTCGTCTTCTgtctctcttcttgtttttgtgaaAACACAAGCCTGCCTcatcctatttttttttctcatgcaGCCTGCTCAAATTGCAGCTACCCGTGCTGAACTTCACCGTCGAAGTATTGCACAGATGCGGGTTTGTTCTTGTCTGTTTGGTTTAGTTCTCTCTTTAGTTTATGAACTCTTCGTTTTATTTTGTCACAATACAATTGTTGGTGCAGATTAACAACCGTTCAATACAAGACATGCATATACTTGGAGATCCTATGCGGGTTCCCATTGTTATTATTGAACGTGTATTGAATGCACCAAGACGCACTTTAAGTGATAATTCGTATTTGAGACATGTGGATCTGCTCGATTCTAACTTGCTTAATGGGAACAATGATGAAGcggataaaacaaaacatactaaCTCCCAGCAAAGTGCTCGTGAACTAAAAATCGTTGTATTTGTTCATGGTTTTCAGGCAAGTATCTTCTGGAAATGTTCTTTCCTTTTTCGATTTGTTTTTTCACTTACGTGATGGAAATGTGTTTATTATTTGTTACCACAGGGGCATCACTTGGACTTGAGGCTTGTTCGGAATCAGTGGCTTCTGATAGATCCAAAAATAGAGTTTCTCATGTCCGAGGCAAATGAGGAGAGAACACATGGAGATTTCAGGGAAATGGGACAGAGACTTGCCCAAGAAGTTGTTTCTTTCCTTAAGAGGAAAAAAGATAGATATGCGAGACAAGGGCAATTAAAAGGGATCAAATTGAGTTTTGTTGGGCATTCCATTGGTAATGTCATCATCAGAACAGCACTTGCCGGTaataattctttaaaaaatctggTAAAATATCAAATGACTCTTTAGTTATGTTTTGGTGTTTATGCAATCGCTTTGTTGTTTTCAGATAGTTTAATGGAACCATACAGGAAGTTTCTACATACATACTTATCGCTCTCGGGTCCGCACTTGGGTTATCTGTATAGTACAAACTCCTTGTTTAACTCCGGGCTTTGGCTCCTGAAAAAGTTGAAGAGTACACAAGTTATTCACCAGCTTACACTCACAGATGATCCTGACCTCCGTCATACTTTCTTTTACAAACTCTGCAAGGTTAGAGAACTATACCTCACCATGGTTTTCGCAGAAATGTATCTTTGTTGTCTGGTTCTAAAAACTCTGAATTCTTTCAGCAAAAGACGTTGGAAAACTTCAAAAACATAATTCTCCTCTCGTCCCCTCAGGTATGCTTCCCAGTTTGAAACTTGATTGTGTGAAGTTTGTTACTAGTAGTTGATCAGATTAGGGGACAAGAATCTCAAGAATGATGTGGCTGTTATGTAATGCAGGATGGTTATGTTCCATATCACTCGGCAAGAATCGAATCATGCCAGCCGGCTTCTTTCGACAGCTCGAAAAGGGGAATAGCCTTTTTAGAAATGCTGAACAATTGTTTGGATCAAATACGTCGACCGGTCCCCGAAGCACCACATCAGCAACGGGTGTTCATGCGCTGCGACGTTAACTTTGACACAACTGTGTATGGTCGTAACCTGAACTCATTCATCGGACGTGCTGCTCACATCGAGTTTTTGGAGTCTGATATTTTTGCAAGATTCATAATGTGGTCATTTCAAGATCTGTTCCGCTGAACTTCTTTTAGCTGAAGAAATTTTTGGGATTTACAAAAGGGAAATATGCACTGTTGTATATTAGCTTTATAGATAGTTTTGGTCTAAAAttgtttttgaaagaaaagttaGATAGTTGGTTTACATTACAAGCAATGTATT is a genomic window containing:
- the LOC104750198 gene encoding protein FAM135B-like isoform X1; this encodes MIRRLRWLIGLSKRSRQAKTLDAKPYIAKVKPVLMVDTVQEIAIYIHRFHNLDLFQQGWYQIKITMRWEDGDNVTRGIPSRVVQYEAPDSGSIDSYGVWRIVDKDNSFLTQPFRIKYARQDIRLCMMISFTLPLERYEGSATSAAILKFELMYAPCIDNESGKQLDSSPVSVHEFRIPPKALTGLHSYCPVHFDTLHAVLVDVSVHITVLKSAAYKRPASLSSGVSNSKNVSGSTAQSFKKALGLLASADKKLVSFVKALLGARAILLEDMQRLSEAAGQSIDLSDFVSNMNNVPLSNSTVDGSGQGKEQNSLEKLNITFDLASDEWLHELPKDQLSRLFHLLGTQLHYLWTTFLGFHRDNHTKILEYLRDNWTKDRRAEWSIWMVYSKVEMPHHFINSGMTDILNQSAHKRHSSVLKLNEPAQIAATRAELHRRSIAQMRINNRSIQDMHILGDPMRVPIVIIERVLNAPRRTLSDNSYLRHVDLLDSNLLNGNNDEADKTKHTNSQQSARELKIVVFVHGFQGHHLDLRLVRNQWLLIDPKIEFLMSEANEERTHGDFREMGQRLAQEVVSFLKRKKDRYARQGQLKGIKLSFVGHSIGNVIIRTALADSLMEPYRKFLHTYLSLSGPHLGYLYSTNSLFNSGLWLLKKLKSTQVIHQLTLTDDPDLRHTFFYKLCKQKTLENFKNIILLSSPQDGYVPYHSARIESCQPASFDSSKRGIAFLEMLNNCLDQIRRPVPEAPHQQRVFMRCDVNFDTTVYGRNLNSFIGRAAHIEFLESDIFARFIMWSFQDLFR
- the LOC104750198 gene encoding protein FAM135B-like isoform X2; translated protein: MVDTVQEIAIYIHRFHNLDLFQQGWYQIKITMRWEDGDNVTRGIPSRVVQYEAPDSGSIDSYGVWRIVDKDNSFLTQPFRIKYARQDIRLCMMISFTLPLERYEGSATSAAILKFELMYAPCIDNESGKQLDSSPVSVHEFRIPPKALTGLHSYCPVHFDTLHAVLVDVSVHITVLKSAAYKRPASLSSGVSNSKNVSGSTAQSFKKALGLLASADKKLVSFVKALLGARAILLEDMQRLSEAAGQSIDLSDFVSNMNNVPLSNSTVDGSGQGKEQNSLEKLNITFDLASDEWLHELPKDQLSRLFHLLGTQLHYLWTTFLGFHRDNHTKILEYLRDNWTKDRRAEWSIWMVYSKVEMPHHFINSGMTDILNQSAHKRHSSVLKLNEPAQIAATRAELHRRSIAQMRINNRSIQDMHILGDPMRVPIVIIERVLNAPRRTLSDNSYLRHVDLLDSNLLNGNNDEADKTKHTNSQQSARELKIVVFVHGFQGHHLDLRLVRNQWLLIDPKIEFLMSEANEERTHGDFREMGQRLAQEVVSFLKRKKDRYARQGQLKGIKLSFVGHSIGNVIIRTALADSLMEPYRKFLHTYLSLSGPHLGYLYSTNSLFNSGLWLLKKLKSTQVIHQLTLTDDPDLRHTFFYKLCKQKTLENFKNIILLSSPQDGYVPYHSARIESCQPASFDSSKRGIAFLEMLNNCLDQIRRPVPEAPHQQRVFMRCDVNFDTTVYGRNLNSFIGRAAHIEFLESDIFARFIMWSFQDLFR